Proteins from a single region of Ziziphus jujuba cultivar Dongzao chromosome 1, ASM3175591v1:
- the LOC107433832 gene encoding tetrahydroberberine oxidase-like → MFPLAFVILLSISGAAFSAETHENFLQCLSQSPNASAISQLIYTPTHPSYSSILNFSIQNPRFSSPSTPKPLVILTPLHVSHVPAAINCSRHHGMQIRVRSGGHDYEGLSYVSDVPFLVIDLINLTSITVDLEESTAWIEAGSTIGEVYYRIAEKSRTLGFPAAIIPTVGVGGHLSGGGYGTMLRKYGIAAEHVVDAHIVDAEGRFLDRESMGEDLFWAIRGGGGASFGVVLAWKIKLLPVPSTVTVFTVNRNLEQNATKLVHRWQNVADKLDEDLFIRVILQSVITGEEGKKTIQASFNSLFLGVDRLLPLMEKSFPELGLTKQDCNEMSWIESTLYFSGFPSGESLEVLLDKRPSRVILPFKIKSDYVKEPISETSLEGIWEKIYEEEVGKAMLIFVPYGGKMKEVSESEIPFPHRAGNIYKIQYLLNWEEEGNEAAQSHISWMRKFYDNMTPFVSKNPRAAYLNYRDLDIGKNGKGNTSYTESSIWGIKYFKNNFDRLVQVKTVVDPTNFFRNEQSIPPLYSRVRKTGN, encoded by the coding sequence ATGTTTCCGCTTGCATTTGTTATTCTGTTATCAATTTCAGGGGCTGCTTTTTCAGCTGAGACCCACGAAAACTTTCTTCAATGTCTTTCCCAATCTCCAAACGCGAGTGCCATTTCCCAGCTCATTTACACTCCTACACATCCCTCATATTCATCCATCTTAAATTTTTCCATACAAAATCCAAGATTCTCTTCTCCCTCCACCCCAAAACCCCTCGTTATTCTTACACCATTGCATGTTTCACATGTCCCAGCAGCCATTAACTGTTCCCGGCATCATGGCATGCAGATTAGAGTTCGAAGCGGTGGCCATGACTATGAAGGTCTTTCGTACGTTTCTGACGTACCATTCCTTGTAATCGATCTGATAAACCTCACTTCGATCACGGTAGATCTTGAAGAAAGCACCGCATGGATTGAAGCTGGTTCTACAATCGGCGAAGTTTATTACAGAATTGCAGAGAAAAGTAGAACTCTCGGATTTCCTGCTGCTATTATCCCCACTGTGGGTGTTGGTGGACATTTAAGTGGAGGAGGCTACGGAACTATGTTGCGAAAATATGGCATAGCAGCTGAACATGTTGTTGATGCACATATAGTTGATGCTGAAGGAAGATTTCTTGATAGAGAATCCATGGGAGAAGATCTCTTCTGGGCTATTCGAGGTGGTGGAGGAGCGAGCTTTGGAGTTGTTCTTGCATGGAAGATTAAGCTCCTTCCTGTTCCATCAACTGTGACTGTATTCACAGTTAATAGGAACTTGGAACAAAATGCAACCAAACTCGTTCATCGTTGGCAAAATGTCGCGGACAAACTTGATGAAGATCTGTTTATTAGAGTCATCTTGCAAAGTGTAATTACCGGTGAAGAAGGGAAGAAAACAATACAAGCTTCATTCAATTCATTGTTCTTAGGAGTTGATAGGCTTCTTCCGTTGATGGAGAAGAGCTTTCCCGAGCTCGGTTTAACGAAACAAGATTGCAACGAAATGAGTTGGATCGAATCCACTCTTTACTTTAGTGGATTCCCAAGTGGAGAATCATTGGAAGTTTTGCTTGACAAGCGTCCTTCACGAGTGATATTACCTTTCAAAATAAAATCTGACTATGTGAAAGAACCTATTTCCGAAACTTCATTGGAAGGAATATGGGAAAAGATTTATGAAGAAGAGGTGGGAAAGGCTATGCTAATCTTTGTTCCTTATGGAGGGAAAATGAAGGAGGTTTCGGAATCCGAAATTCCATTCCCACACAGAGCTGGAAATATCTACAAAATTCAATACTTGCTGaattgggaagaagaagggaatgAAGCTGCACAAAGTCATATAAGTTGGATGAGAAAGTTTTATGATAATATGACTCCCTTTGTGTCCAAAAATCCAAGAGCTGCATATTTGAATTATAGAGATCTCGATATTGGAAAAAATGGCAAGGGAAATACTAGTTACACTGAATCTAGCATATGGGGGATCaagtatttcaaaaataatttcgaTAGGTTGGTTCAAGTAAAGACTGTGGTCGATCCAACCAACTTCTTTAGGAATGAACAAAGCATTCCACCTCTTTATTCAAGGGTGAGGAAAACGGGcaactaa